A segment of the Aureliella helgolandensis genome:
ACCAACTGCGGCGTCTGGAATGCTCCCATTTGCGATACCAAGGGCTATGAAAGCTGTGGTTAGGACCAAGTAACGGTTCAGATTGTTCGCTGTGCTGATGGCGTGGAGTGAACGGAGCGATGTTGACAATCGAAAGCTAGCCAGAACAACACCGATCCCTGCATGACCTGAACAACAACATCGACCGCTGTGTGCCCACCGGGGAAAAATTAGAGCTTGCCGTTGGAAAAGTTTTAGGGACCGCTTACCAACTTTAAACTCCGACATCATGCGAGTTCGGCACCCAGGCGGAATGTGCTAGAATCCGATCAACGACTCTCTGTTCCACTGCCATTTTGCGTCTATGGGCGTTTCCGCATGTCAAAACTCGCGAATGTTAGCCATTGGAGCAATTGGATGAATGCCGCTGACTCGACCGCCACGAATCACATTTGGCATCTTTACATCGACGGTCCGTTCGGGGGCGGATGTAGAGGCAAAACCGAACCATGTCGAACGAGACGATCCTTGGCGGCTTTTAGTGCGAATGGCAGTCAAGAAAGTGGTGGACGAACGAAGGCACGCACTTGTGGCAGCGACCCGGGGGGAGACGTCCGGCTCCAGCTGCAGGGCCACTCTGGTGACGCCCCAAATGTCATGGAAGCCATCGGCAACGAACCGTTCCTCAAAATGTTGCTGATGCCCCAGAAATCTATGGAACAGTATTATTATTCTCATTTGGGTGTCGGGCATCTCTGAAATTTAGCGGGTGACAAGTTAGAAGGGTATTCAAACGCGGAGTTCGCACGGCGTTTGAGTTGCTCCGAGGGGACGCTCGAACGTCGTCTGCACCTGATTCGAGAAAAATGTCAGAAGAAATTGGTCGATCTCAATGAATTTTCGTCAGAAAAAACTTCCCATTGCATCCCTGGAACGGATTGATGACCTGTGCGCTGATTTTGAACGCAGGTGGCAGTCCGACTCGCCGACGACAATCGACTCGATGCTTCACGCAGATGTCTCTGCCACCGAGCGAGACGTTTTGCTTGCTGAACTCATCGTCCTTGAAATCGACTACCGGCGACGGCGCGGTGAAACACCCCAATCCCAGGAATACCTCGAGCGTTTTCCGGAAGCCTCCCAAGCGATCCACGACGCCCTTGGAGAAGCCGGTAAACGGTCGGGCGGATTTAGTCCACCAACCGTGGGCCGTCTGGCTGAACTCTTCCCGTCGCTGGAAATCATCGAGCTCATCGGCGCAGGTGGTATGGGTGCCGTTTACAAGGCACGACAATCGGGACTCGACCGTCTTGTCGCATTGAAGATTCTCCCAGAGGAATTGAGCCACGATGTCAAATTTGCCCTGCGTTTCACGCGGGAAGCTCGGACGTTGGCAAAACTGAGTCACCCCAACATCGTCTCCGTTTATGAATTCGGAAGCGTCGAGGGCACCTACTATTTTCTGATGGACTTTGTGGATGGCTCAACGCTGCGCGATGTGGTGAAGGCTGGCCAATTGGAGCCTCAGCACGCATTGGCCATTGTGCCGCATCTCTGCGATGCACTGCAATACGCACACGACAAAGGGGTCGTCCACCGAGACATCAAACCAGAGAACATCCTGATAGCCACTGATGGTTCGGTCAAGATCGCCGACTTTGGCCTCTCACGGATCCTCGGCCACGAGAGCCAAGAAGAGGCGCTCACCGGAACGCATCAGGTGATGGGTACACCTCGCTACATGGCTCCCGAACAACTGGAAGGTTCACGTAGCGTCGATCACCGTGCCGACATCTATTCGCTAGGTGTTGTTTTCTACGAAATGTTGACCGGTGAACTCCCCATCGGGCGCTTCGCCGCACCATCGAGGAAAGTCGAAATTGACGTTCGCCTCGACGAAGTCGTTCTGCGTACGCTTGAGAAGGAACCGCAGCGCCGCTATCAGCATGCGAGTCAGATTAAGTCGGATGTGCAATCGATAGCTGCAACTGGCAACGCAGCGCTTGCGATAACGGTTGCTCGTGACGCGGAACCTCGAGACATTCAAGAAACGGCAAACGCGAGTCTAGCCCAGCAAGAGCTCGCCGGAAGGATGTTGTTGACACGGCGCCGCCTAATGGAACGCGTCGAATTATCGCTGCGGCCGCTTTTCCGCTGGCAGTTGCTGCAAATCCTGTTTGGTGTTGCACTGATTCTGCTGGCAGTGCAGTGCTATATACGAAGCACGCAGCTTCCGTATCGCATTGCGAACGGAGTCATTGTGCATGTCTACGGCGTGATCGTGGTTGCCCAAGCGGCGCTCGTATGCACTAGAATCCGAAGAATCGACTACTCGAAATCCGTGCTCGACATCCGCCACAAGCTCGCCAGCGTGCGATCCGGCTACTTGCGTGCCGGTGTCATCATTGGTTTTGTATGGTGGCTGATGTGGATTCCCGTTGCCGTCGCGTGTGGATTCGACTTCGTGCTCCATCCGCGTTCCCTGCTTGTCTCGCTCGTCGTGGGGATCATCGGCTTTCTCGGCTCGCTCTGGCTATACTGGCGCGCGCTCAAACCTGGCAATAAATCGGCAGAATACTGGAGAAAAAAATTCTCTGGTGAGAGCATTGCCGCCGCGTATCTGGCACTCGACGAAATTGAAGACGCCCAAATTCGTTGACGTTTCGGCGAAAAAACGACGTCCGCCTCTCTTCCACCTGCGCCACCGTTGGGCGAGCAGCCCTTTAATCTTCAGGAGCCTACCATCAGCACTTCAGCCTCGCACACCGAGTCGCAAACGGGGACAGTCGCCACTGCAGAGACCATGCCAGTCATCCCTCCAACGTCGTCCGTTGATCGACGGCATGATCTAGATGCGTTGCGAGCAATTGCCATGTTGCTGGGCATTCTACTCCATGCCGCACTCTCCTTTGCTCCGATCCCCTGGACAGTTCAAGATTCACAGCAAAGCGAGGCCTACTACGTCCTCTTTGCCTGCATTCACGGGTTCCGCATGCCGCTATTCTTCATGCTCAGCGGATTCTTCACCGCGATGTTGTGGCGGAAGCGGGGGATCGCTTGCCTAATCCAACATCGCTTCAAACGAATTTTCTTGCCGCTCGTCTTCGGCTGCCTGACGATCGTCCCAGCAATGTGGGCAGTCGGCTACATTGCTTCCCGCCCATCCCCGGGGAGTCCCGAGAGCTCTATGCTTTTCACGGCGGTCGTGGCCGGCAATGCAGACCTGGTTCGTACAGAACTTCAGAATTCTGAAACCGACGTCAACTCGCTCGATGGGAATTCGGGGTCGTCGCCACTGTGCGCTGCTGTATTCTTAGGAAGCCCCGAAATTACCGAGCTGCTCATCGATGCCCAGGCCGATGTCAATCTGCCCAATCGAGATTTAGCAACGCCATTGCACATCGCGGTCTTCATGGGGCGTGCACAGGAGGCTGCTATGCTATTGACTGCAGGAGCCGAAACCGACGTGCGTGACGGGAGCGGAATGACGGCCCGGGAACTCCTCACAATAGATTTCGGCACGACGAACTTCATTGCCAGTTCGCTTGGAGTTTCCGTTGACGAAACAGCGCTACTGGCAGGTCGCAAGGAAATTGCCGAATTGCTCAACGAAACTGAATACCTTGGCTCAGAAGCAAGCGCGGGGCAGGCACTCAATCTCGAAGGACTCAAAGGCCTGCTGTTCCAGCTACCCGTCTTCATGCATCTTTGGTTCCTGTGGTTCCTGTGCTGGCTTGTCGCCGCATTCCTGCTCTATGCGCCGCTCGCTAAAGCGTTGCACATTGAGAAGTTACCACGCTGGCTCGTTTGTTCGCCGGTCAGCCTACTGGGGCTAATTCCGCTGACCATGCTGCCGCAGGCGTTCATGGCAACAGAAAGTTTTGGACCGGATTCGTCAATTGGCCTGCTTCCGATTCCGAGCGTGCTAATTTACTACGCGATCTTCTTCTTTTTCGGGGCTGTTTATTGGGACATGGACGACACCTCGGGCCAACTCGGCCGCTGGTGGTACATCAGCCTGCCCGTCGCGCTATTGGTCATCTTCCCCATCGCACTGGATCTGGTATCGGGAACATTTGAAATCATTCCAACGATCAAGGACGAGTCGACGAAGGCCCTACTCGGCAGCTTTCTCCAAGCCGCGTTCGCTTGGCTCATGACGTTCGGTTCGATCGGCCTGTCTAGCCGGCTACTGTCCCGCGAAAGCCGCACGCTGCGCTACATCTCGGACTCGTCGTACTGGCTCTATCTCATCCATCTCCCACTAGTAATACTCGCGCAGTGGTGTCTTCGAGACCTACCAATCCCCGCCTTCCTGAAATTCGCCTCCATCACCATCGTGGTCTCCGCTTTCATGCTTCTCGCCTATCAATACGGAGTCCGTTACACGGCGATAGGCAGGCTACTCAATGGACCGCGAACCCGCCCTTCGCTTCTCTCCTAGCTCGCTGAGCGAGCGTTCGCACCGACGGTGTTCAGCTGGCACGCCTCAGCGTTGGTCTCCCCGCATCCATAACTCGCACCCATAACTCGCATCGGTAACCACGCCGCTGTGAGTTTGTCCAATTCTGAAATGACAGCAGCTGCATAGTCGAGTACAACCGGTGGGCTCCCAAGTCCTGTCTTCTCTGCTTACAATCTTAGAGGTTCAAGCGCCCGTCAAATGCGAACCTTCTCACTGGGCTTCACGAAAAGTATTGGCAACGCATGTCGCGTCCCAAGCCGGCCAATAAGCCGCTAATTGCACGGGAACGGCTGTAGCGGTGCGATTAGAAATAGGCGATCCACTCCCGCCACCGCCTCGAATTACTATGTGTATGTGTCGAAGTAGCATGATCACAACCAAACAATGGGCCGCGTCGCATGGCATCGGCGTAGATGACTCACTACCTCCCGTGGCGGACTACAATGAGCCGGTGCCTCGCACATCGCAAGAGGCCGCTGTCCGCACAGTAATCCTGCATGCGATCGCTGCAACCGGCTACGGCGTCGCCCCGAAACCAATCGTCGAATGGCTGATCGACCAGTCAATATGGCAGCACGCATCTCCCGCGGAACAGAAGCTATTAGAAGCAACCGCCCCAACGGACGAAGAACTCAGCGAAGCTCGATCGAGGCAAGAAGCTCAATGGGCTTTGCTGTGGACTACTGGGGTACCCGTTCACGGTTGTCTGCGACTTAAACACGCCCCTGAAGCAACGATTGAGGCTGCCTGATGGGGGAGTGCGGTCGTGAACGAACGGCTCAAATGCTTCGCAGTGGTGAGCTTGCGTGTTATGACTCCTCGCCGTTGAGTTTGGCTGGGGGCGAGTCTGGTGCAGCAGAAAGCGTTGTTGGCAGGAAAATGTTGGCAGGAAGATAGCCAGAGCAATTCATCTTCCGGACTCCATCTTCCTGCAAAAACGTCCGCCTGGATACTTCGAA
Coding sequences within it:
- a CDS encoding serine/threonine-protein kinase, with protein sequence MNFRQKKLPIASLERIDDLCADFERRWQSDSPTTIDSMLHADVSATERDVLLAELIVLEIDYRRRRGETPQSQEYLERFPEASQAIHDALGEAGKRSGGFSPPTVGRLAELFPSLEIIELIGAGGMGAVYKARQSGLDRLVALKILPEELSHDVKFALRFTREARTLAKLSHPNIVSVYEFGSVEGTYYFLMDFVDGSTLRDVVKAGQLEPQHALAIVPHLCDALQYAHDKGVVHRDIKPENILIATDGSVKIADFGLSRILGHESQEEALTGTHQVMGTPRYMAPEQLEGSRSVDHRADIYSLGVVFYEMLTGELPIGRFAAPSRKVEIDVRLDEVVLRTLEKEPQRRYQHASQIKSDVQSIAATGNAALAITVARDAEPRDIQETANASLAQQELAGRMLLTRRRLMERVELSLRPLFRWQLLQILFGVALILLAVQCYIRSTQLPYRIANGVIVHVYGVIVVAQAALVCTRIRRIDYSKSVLDIRHKLASVRSGYLRAGVIIGFVWWLMWIPVAVACGFDFVLHPRSLLVSLVVGIIGFLGSLWLYWRALKPGNKSAEYWRKKFSGESIAAAYLALDEIEDAQIR
- a CDS encoding acyltransferase family protein, with amino-acid sequence MPVIPPTSSVDRRHDLDALRAIAMLLGILLHAALSFAPIPWTVQDSQQSEAYYVLFACIHGFRMPLFFMLSGFFTAMLWRKRGIACLIQHRFKRIFLPLVFGCLTIVPAMWAVGYIASRPSPGSPESSMLFTAVVAGNADLVRTELQNSETDVNSLDGNSGSSPLCAAVFLGSPEITELLIDAQADVNLPNRDLATPLHIAVFMGRAQEAAMLLTAGAETDVRDGSGMTARELLTIDFGTTNFIASSLGVSVDETALLAGRKEIAELLNETEYLGSEASAGQALNLEGLKGLLFQLPVFMHLWFLWFLCWLVAAFLLYAPLAKALHIEKLPRWLVCSPVSLLGLIPLTMLPQAFMATESFGPDSSIGLLPIPSVLIYYAIFFFFGAVYWDMDDTSGQLGRWWYISLPVALLVIFPIALDLVSGTFEIIPTIKDESTKALLGSFLQAAFAWLMTFGSIGLSSRLLSRESRTLRYISDSSYWLYLIHLPLVILAQWCLRDLPIPAFLKFASITIVVSAFMLLAYQYGVRYTAIGRLLNGPRTRPSLLS
- a CDS encoding DUF4272 domain-containing protein; the protein is MITTKQWAASHGIGVDDSLPPVADYNEPVPRTSQEAAVRTVILHAIAATGYGVAPKPIVEWLIDQSIWQHASPAEQKLLEATAPTDEELSEARSRQEAQWALLWTTGVPVHGCLRLKHAPEATIEAA